cacatgtcacctaaatgtacatgtataagcattAATTAAGCCTATAATACCACAAAAATTAGATAAGATTTAGATTTAATCCCCATTCCCGAATCTCAAGGTCGGGCGTTCAAGTGCTTCTTTGTTTATCATTTGTCTGTGTTTTCTGTTTTTAATTTTATTTTCTGTCCcctgtgccccccccccatttgTTATTGTTGACAATAACCAGTACTGCCCACTTTGAATTCAGACTATATAACCTAAGTCCTTTAGATAATAGCCACTGCAAATGTAAGCTCACTTAATTAATAGGTATGTCCACCCAACCCATGGTATAGAGTAACAAAGCCACTGATAGGACCCCGTTGAGCAAAAGAATAAACTACCCGCACTGAGCACTACAGAATACATGTACCCTGCATACTTTTAAAACACCACAACCACGGTGTACGCCACATACAGCTTCCAGAATGCCCTCAAAACATAAACTCAAACCATTGCCTTACTACCATAAAAGCATACAAAACAAAAACCCCAAAATAATGATacaccaaaattaatgaagaTAGTGAAATTTACACATCACAATTAAGATCCACAAGTACATTACCACAATACACAAACCTGCCCCATTACATAAAGAAACATCACATGATAATCCTAAAAATAGTCTATCAATCTCCTCTCCACCTGGCCTACCTGAAAGATGACAAGTGAACTAATGTAAGctaaatgcatgcacacactttaaATActgacatatatatatatataagtaaGTAAGGTAACAACAGAGATGGGATTCCAAATGAAAATTCAGAATTGAGCATTCCGTGTTGAACAAGATAGGATGTGTGGTTGAAAGCCATCATCCACCCTATACCCTTTGTATACCTTCtataaacacacaaacacactaccgtatacctcgcttgcgcatgcgcaccgaggcataataagtaTGTACACGATGCACAAATAACATGACATGTTATGActtattattacatgtattattagtCAGGCTCATTCTatataatcatataattatacatgcatgtaaaataAAACTAATGAGTCAGAATCCACATTTTAACTTCACCACCGTGCAGCTATAATGCTCCACATTCTTGGATACATGCAGTTCCCAAATTcaattatagacgggtagtaattttagcgttaaTAAATGTGGTAGGCTGGGAAACTAAAGGAGTGGCCTTAAACCCTAGCCTCGTTCCTAGCAAGCCGATTTTCTCTAAATGACCTagtgttattttagagacaactcggactgggaacgaggctaggttAAACCCATAATTACAGACACTTTTAATATAGCCTTTGTATAGGCTATAGTATTGCTAATAAGGTTTAATATAAATAAATTCACTGCATCACATGTCTACTTCATTGCAGATGCAGTACTgctaatgacattcatggtgtTCACATACAGTCCTTCATCAACAACATAATTTTAACAAAAATGGACATATcgataaaaattaatgtgccaGTACAAAataagtgaacccatgcatgcatgggtcagaaactagtatatatatataattacaatgtTATATcagaaataataattttgatATAGTCCCAGCAATGCAGTTTATTTATTAACAAGTAAAGATATCGTAGCAATTACTCCAAAATATTTCAAAAGCAACACTAAAACAAGTAAAGGTGAAAAAACCTACTTGTGCACAACACTCGTCGTGTGTTTCACAGAAGTTGTGAACGCAGCAATCACCACACACAAAACTCCAACAAAAGCAATCTGCGCCACACATCCCAAAACAAGCATTGGTGTATTTTTGATAGGGACACTGCCCTGCCCCACATTGAGCTCCGTTTGCCGGACAATTCACAGTCCTTCTCTGTCGCAGATTACTACTCTTACTTGAATGACTAGGCATTGTTGGAACAGTCTCTACACTAGCTTTTGCATTCGATAGCTTTAGAGCAAACACATAGAACCTCATTACAGCTTGAGAGTCCTCTCCTTTAATTCCAGTATTACCTAGGGCCAGGGCAGCTTCGATAATTAGTTTTGCTTGAGGACTCATTGAAAGGTTTTTCAGAGAATCATGGGATTTTTTGGCAACTGTCTTATTGTCCATCTTTTCAAGCATTTCAGTGGTCATATTCTCATAACCCATCATAATGGATTCCATTGTGTCTATGTTGCTTTCGGGAATAACGTATTCGTCATTAGGACCCTGTTTATTTTTCATCAAGAGAAAGGCTGTGCTATTCATTTCCATCATGATCATGGGTGATTCCCTCAGATGCACCATCATTATAATCAACTCACCATCTGCCGTGCTCACTATGTAGTAAAAGTGGGTGCCGTTCACTGTACTCTGGAAATGAATACCACCTTGGGCACCATAATACTCCCCTTCAAGCTTGTTATTTGAAACGAACACATTTTGAAGTCCAGAGACTTGTTGCTGCTGTGTGGTAGAGATTCCCACACCAATACTAATGGTCAGCACAGCTGTAATGAGCAGAGCTACACAGGTTAATATCAATACGGCCACGAGCACTGGAGAGAGTTTGGGTTTCTTTGACTGAGGGGTGATCTCACGGTTAGGCTCGAAGTAGTGCTGGTGCTTGACCGAAGAAGAATCCATAGAAttaatctagatctagatataaACACGTCTATACCAAAAGTCTAAATCTGCAAAACTAGCTAGACCTAGAGCCTAGAGATGAACTTATTATTTATAGGTTGTTATTCTAGTTGTTATACACATCTTTTAACTTACTGTACAAACATGGGGCATGTGTATTGGGTGGgaggatctggaacacagcaCAACaattaatgcgcatgcgcaatccaAAGGATCACATTCTCCCTAGAtctagttgggtgtggcccgaGTTTTCAGGCCATGCCCAACTACTTTCACCTACTTTTGACTTCTTGATCTTCTATGACATCGACAGCAACATGGCTGCACTTACTAAAGACTTGGATGAGCTAGTGGTGCTGGTAGAAGGCCTTGACCTGGAGGACAACAGAGCTGGTTCTGGTGCTTATGGGGTTGTCTTCAGAGTGACTGTAAAGGGGAGAGAATGTATTGCCAAGAAGCTCCACAGCATCTTGCTCAAAGCTGGCGACTACTATCCAGTGGACCAGAGAGATTCCATTATTGAAAAGTTCCGCAATGAGTGTCGTATTCTAAGTGGTCTGGAGCATCCGAACGTTGTAACATTTATTGGAATCCACTACGGTCGAGACAAGAACGATCTTAGTCTGATCATGGAACGTCTGCACACTGACGTAGCTGCTTTTGTACAATCCCACCCTCAAACACCCATCGCTGAGAGAATTCATATTTTGTGGGATGTGTCAAAGGGCCTTCAATATCTCCACTCGctgacccctcccctcatACACCGTGACCTTACTGCTCCCAACATCCTGCTCACTGATGACCTGACTGCCAAGATAGGAGACTTGGGAGTATCCAGATACGTGGACCTTGACGCATTGTCGAGGCTGCTAACGAAAGCTCCTGGAAACGTATACTACATGTCTCCCGAAGCAAGAGACGAGAATCCGCAGTACACTGTCAAGCTGGACATTTTCTCCTTCGGTACTCTCATTATCCACACATTCATTGGCCAAGTTCCTGCCTTACATGATGTACCCTACAATCAGCAAGCTCTAAAGCTCAGTGAAGAGGGAAAGATCGAGTTAACGAAAAGAAGAAGGGCTATTCAACAGATGACCACAGACCACTGCATGTATCCTCTCATTGTCCGCTGTCTCCATGACAAACCTGCTCCCAGACCAACTGCAGACGAAATGCACCAGTCACTGCAAGAGTTGTGTACGAGGTACCCAACCAAGGTAATTCTATTCTTCGAGTGTTTGCTTTTTTAATATTAAAATTTCAATAGGCGTTTCAAAAGGTGGAGATTAAGGCTGCTCTAAGGCAGCGTCTAAAGGAAGGAGATACGTGGTAAGTATACTTATAGTAATTATGGATTGTTAAATAAAAGTTAAAATAATTTCTCTAAACTGTACAGGTACCTGGTTGGCTTCCAGTGGATGGAGCAATGGAAGAGGTATGTAGGATACAACGAACAAGCCTCTCCTGGTGATGGATCTGAAGCTGAAGTTGAAAATCCTGGAAAGATTAACAACGACGCTCTCCTGACAGGTCAGGGATTGTATTAACTAACATACACATGTAGCTCTATAATGTTGTGATCCCTAATATAGGTGGGATTCTACGAGAGGATCTCAAGGATATGAATGACTATTTCCTCATTCCAGAGTCTGCCTGGAACAAACTGGTCTCTTGGTATGGCATCTGCTCAAATTCGAACACCAttacaaggtacatgtagataattacttacatgtacatgtacccgtAGGATTCTTGTTTCTCTTCATCAAAACACAAACACTTTTTACATGCTTGCAGGAAAGTTGTTCAGGGGGGTCATGGCTTGATGGTGGAAATCTACCTCCAAGTTCTCACCTTGAGTGTTTACCCTAACCTAAAAGAGATCAAGTGTAGAAAGTTCAGCCGTTCAGACACTATTGGtgagtacagtagaacctcactaatccgaatagagccaGACCTCATTGGATTATTAacggatgtcattaattgattattaacgaagacacttttgtaaatgtattatgatattactgtggccagaagggctCTCTTcattttctttgcagtggccattgtttgagcagtttattatgcctcggtgcgcatgcgcaagcgaggtgtacggtagtgtgtttgtgtgtgtgtgtgtgtgtgtttgtgtgtgtgtgtgtgtgtgtgtgtgtctgtgtgtgtgtgtagactgctacagctgctcaaggatgaatcaagtgcaagtaagagtttctataggcttccagtcatgtttacttgaattttaattcgtggatttgcaaaataaatgcttcgttctcgagttatgcttagttttgcttacttggaatgccattgcagccttttcagaagagcacttagccaaacttgtttaccgaatgttgctactctacttagtagttagctctgcactagctgcaagagtgagaagagagctgcaaggctctgcagacagcatccattaattttagacttgaacttttggcatcgatcgtttttaacagcaatcatggtcaatcattaccaactctttgagtttgcatgcatgattggaCTGAATAaaagcagctttatgttatgtagctttggcatctccaccgaggcatcagcacctgcggtgctttcattaataaaattattgctgattcagcaatgaAAGTtagattgcgcatgcgcaatagtctattctactgacagcccctcctctttttcagtttgccgtATTTGCGAGGATTCGGACTAAAGaggtccggattagcgaggttttACTGTAATTGTGGCTGGCTTTTCACATTGTTTTAAAAGATGTAGGTAGCATCTAATACAGGGGCCAATCCAGAGGGTGATTTTGGAGGGCTGAAGCCCCCATTTTGTAAAAATTACCTATGTATTTAGTCTGAggaggttacaacaattttgacACCAACTTGTTATTATGCATCTGTATAGGTTCACTTGAGACTACAGCCAAGCGTATAATTGATCTAACTACAAAACAAACCTCACAACATGCATGGCTAAGAGCAATTATAAATTCCGGAGTGCATAGgtcaactattgctgttgctgaaTCAGCTTATTTTGTCCTTATTTAATACGGTCataatgtgcatgcagcaAACACTGCATGTTTTTGTGTGTTCACTTTCctacgtaccgtatagcgtgaaacaTTCGAGGTGCTTCATTTCGCTGTTTTCGATGGTTAGCAATCATACATGAAAATTGTCTTGAACTGCTATAACGTTTAAATATTAAAAGCGTGGCCTGGGAatgcttccggtaagcagtcaactcAAAACATTTATTCAACAAAATGCTTTTTCCACAAAATTTGAGCGCCTCAAAATtgtgcgctatacggtattccaccatacactcattcattcattcattgcGTAACGTGAAAGTTTGAAGGTCAAATTTTGAGGAAAGTTCAAAAATGAACGCCTCCCTCTAGTCGAACGGGGCTTCGCTCTTTTCTAACTAGCCCTCCCCCTTTTATTTTCTGGATCCGCCTCTGTAGTATTCGTTATAGTGGTATGTGGTTAATATACGTGTTATTGTACtgtttattacatgtatacacacatgttGCCATTATATTTTTCTTGCAGCCACTCTGCTGCAAGGCACTAAAGAGGAGTTTGAGATACCTGCTGAAGTGGATTGCCGGACCCACTGCTATGTAAACAGTACTTTTAGGCTGCTTTCTAATGGCAGTGAAACCCTTCAAACATCGGGCCTGTTTGAAGATCAGGTGGCTGAATTttgttggtataattatgtgaattaCTATTGTTGCATAGAGTGCTACGGACACTGTCATCTTTGTGTTGGAAAAGCAGAATGATGATGGGACGTGGCCACAAGTCAGCTCGTGAGTGCAAAGCAACTTAGTATTTTGAATTAACACTTTAACTTTCATTAAAGCCCGCAACATCAAAAGTTGGAGATAGAGGCAGCTCTTGAACAGAAGCTTAGAGCAGGCGAGAGCTGGTAAATCTCATTTATGTAGTAagatgtatgtacatgtatgattacCTGCTGTTATCTTTTAATCGTGTGTTAGGTTTCTAGTTGATGCTAACTGGATGAGAAAGTGGAAAATGTTTGTTTCTGTTTCCCCGATTGACAGTACAAACCCTGGCCCTGTAGAAAACTCACAGTTATGCAAAGGTTATAGTTAgtgcaataaaattatattataatagtaATAGTTATGATATAACTCTTTTATAGACAGTGATATGAGGCTGTATGACAACCTGATGGGCGGTGTAGACTATACACTGGTACCAGAG
This region of Halichondria panicea chromosome 12, odHalPani1.1, whole genome shotgun sequence genomic DNA includes:
- the LOC135345781 gene encoding uncharacterized protein LOC135345781: MAALTKDLDELVVLVEGLDLEDNRAGSGAYGVVFRVTVKGRECIAKKLHSILLKAGDYYPVDQRDSIIEKFRNECRILSGLEHPNVVTFIGIHYGRDKNDLSLIMERLHTDVAAFVQSHPQTPIAERIHILWDVSKGLQYLHSLTPPLIHRDLTAPNILLTDDLTAKIGDLGVSRYVDLDALSRLLTKAPGNVYYMSPEARDENPQYTVKLDIFSFGTLIIHTFIGQVPALHDVPYNQQALKLSEEGKIELTKRRRAIQQMTTDHCMYPLIVRCLHDKPAPRPTADEMHQSLQELCTRYPTKAFQKVEIKAALRQRLKEGDTWYLVGFQWMEQWKRYVGYNEQASPGDGSEAEVENPGKINNDALLTGGILREDLKDMNDYFLIPESAWNKLVSWYGICSNSNTITRKVVQGGHGLMVEIYLQVLTLSVYPNLKEIKCRKFSRSDTIATLLQGTKEEFEIPAEVDCRTHCYVNSTFRLLSNGSETLQTSGLFEDQSATDTVIFVLEKQNDDGTWPQVSSPQHQKLEIEAALEQKLRAGESWFLVDANWMRKWKMFVSVSPIDSTNPGPVENSQLCKGYNSDMRLYDNLMGGVDYTLVPESAWNKLCFWYGLSPQSTAISRRVVECGPLASDCFVEVYLLNLKMCVHPHLENVKTRKFSRADTVGELEFAIREAFSVPRSTESRCPTLKSKKLNPNRSLLEAGLHSGQTVLLLTVPPSLETQRMEIRTSLKQQLKNGDIWYLVDIRWMKQWKKYVGYDMWDQSSAGKESANPGPLDNSNLFKDGCLREHLMDELDYYLLPKSAWNKLASWYGLSPKSKVISRWVVEYGLYMNHCKVEVYLLEFKLCVHPNLNHIKKREFSRSDTVADLESAIREEFGVPPAEECRVWHRYMTHTYELLSKADQFLQDAGLYNGQTIVLEVKNEDGSWPRTTSVVVDAR
- the LOC135345792 gene encoding uncharacterized protein LOC135345792 — translated: MDSSSVKHQHYFEPNREITPQSKKPKLSPVLVAVLILTCVALLITAVLTISIGVGISTTQQQQVSGLQNVFVSNNKLEGEYYGAQGGIHFQSTVNGTHFYYIVSTADGELIIMMVHLRESPMIMMEMNSTAFLLMKNKQGPNDEYVIPESNIDTMESIMMGYENMTTEMLEKMDNKTVAKKSHDSLKNLSMSPQAKLIIEAALALGNTGIKGEDSQAVMRFYVFALKLSNAKASVETVPTMPSHSSKSSNLRQRRTVNCPANGAQCGAGQCPYQKYTNACFGMCGADCFCWSFVCGDCCVHNFCETHDECCAQVGFFTFTCFSVAFEIFWSNCYDIFTC